In Phycisphaerae bacterium, one genomic interval encodes:
- the mfd gene encoding transcription-repair coupling factor, with product MVMVPSIAGDSRLKALRQRLDRRGGVVHVAGLWGSSAPFVAADIARSTPRPILYVTAHLQQADENRDDIELFLGRSVSLLPAWETVPGQGAASSEIEAERIRLCASIAGTGGRSRSGSGDRVPLSPDAGRRPRRTPPRKPPAASHRGDEPPFVIAPIQALMQPVPTFDAIERNTIRLSVGRGSGGEHRTGPETMIRWAVDRGFDRLDLVESPGDIAARGDIVDIFPPGDENPVRIEFFDDEIESIRRFDPATQRSLESMNSLTLTAMPRAKLVDKSAETDLFSYLPTDTLVILDAPTEIQELGELLAARLRGSDRLFSVQSVFRSTQRFDQLHLSRFGSVAIGGEDAFDLGVTSTSRFEGGAREAVEELARLSDDHEILVVCDNDGERSRLREMLAEVSPAAAQRIRLELGVMHHGFHWTRTRTVVVPHHEIFHRQRQKRRIRKLHAGRPLESWLDLQPGEYVVHVVHGIAVYRGLKKLRKGTSNQLEEFLSLEFDEGAMVHVPVSQIDLVQKYIGAGGRRPTLSKIGGKRWGKTKQQVADAVTELAESMLRIQAMRAETAGTAYPDDTEWQREFEAAFLYEETEDQLQVAGEIRGDLMIPRPMDRLICGDVGYGKTELAMRAAFKVVEYGRQVAVLVPTTVLAEQHYETFRERFAEYPFSIGCLSRFRSDREQKIIVEQARRGQIDIVIGTHRLLSRDVSFANLGLVIIDEEQRFGVEHKERLKQMRETVDVLTLTATPIPRTLHMSLVGIRDISALQTPPVDRRAIATYVRSFDRHLIRDAILREMNRDGQIYFLHNYVQSIKTMAATVAEIVPEARVIYGHGQMKDGELEDVMHRFVRREADVLVATTIIESGIDIPTVNTILINRAERFGLADLHQLRGRVGRSSKQAYCYLLLSPDRPPMGKAAKRLKTIEEFSELGAGFRIAMRDLEIRGAGNLLGKEQSGHIAAVGYEMYCRLLEQSVRRLKNEPDPTPPPVHIDLDVAAHIPPHYIRADRSRIEVYRRIVSCRSQADLEQLERDLLDAFGPVPAEFQRLIQVAELRVHARRFGINSISLREPDVIFQVDDLRRAEAVFADAPGSVRLPDAHTIHLRLPPSYMEPDTLLPVLRRMFTRARDPQGAATR from the coding sequence GTGGTGATGGTTCCTTCCATCGCCGGGGATTCCAGGCTGAAGGCGCTGCGCCAACGGCTCGACCGTCGTGGGGGGGTCGTTCACGTCGCAGGGCTGTGGGGGTCCTCTGCGCCCTTCGTTGCCGCCGACATCGCGCGCAGCACGCCAAGGCCGATACTGTACGTCACGGCTCACCTCCAACAGGCCGACGAAAACCGCGATGACATCGAGCTCTTTCTCGGACGTTCGGTCTCCCTGCTGCCGGCGTGGGAGACGGTCCCCGGCCAGGGTGCCGCCAGCAGCGAAATCGAGGCCGAGCGCATCCGTCTGTGCGCATCCATCGCCGGAACCGGCGGACGATCCCGGAGCGGTTCGGGCGATCGTGTTCCTCTTTCGCCCGATGCCGGAAGGCGCCCGCGTCGAACCCCGCCGAGAAAGCCCCCGGCAGCCTCACACCGCGGCGATGAGCCCCCGTTCGTTATCGCACCCATACAGGCGCTCATGCAGCCGGTCCCCACGTTTGACGCCATCGAGCGGAATACGATTCGGCTCTCAGTTGGCCGCGGATCGGGAGGAGAGCACCGCACCGGACCCGAGACGATGATCCGGTGGGCCGTCGACCGGGGGTTCGATCGGCTCGATCTCGTCGAGTCGCCAGGGGACATTGCGGCGCGTGGCGACATCGTGGACATCTTCCCGCCGGGCGACGAGAACCCCGTTCGCATCGAGTTCTTCGACGACGAAATCGAATCCATCCGCCGCTTCGACCCTGCAACCCAGCGCTCGCTGGAGTCGATGAATTCGCTGACGCTCACCGCGATGCCGCGCGCCAAGCTCGTCGACAAGTCCGCGGAAACCGACCTCTTCAGCTACCTGCCAACAGACACGCTCGTCATTCTCGATGCCCCCACGGAGATTCAGGAACTTGGCGAACTGCTGGCCGCACGCCTCCGCGGAAGTGACCGCCTCTTCTCCGTTCAGAGCGTGTTCCGCTCCACCCAGCGATTCGACCAGCTCCACCTTTCGCGCTTTGGTTCGGTGGCCATCGGCGGCGAAGACGCCTTCGACCTGGGCGTTACGTCAACATCGCGCTTCGAGGGCGGCGCCCGGGAAGCCGTCGAGGAACTCGCCCGCCTCAGCGACGACCACGAAATTCTCGTCGTCTGCGACAACGACGGCGAGCGCTCCCGTCTACGCGAAATGCTTGCCGAGGTTTCCCCCGCCGCGGCCCAGCGCATCCGCCTCGAACTCGGTGTGATGCACCACGGCTTCCACTGGACCCGCACGCGCACCGTCGTCGTCCCGCACCATGAGATCTTCCATCGCCAGCGACAGAAGCGCCGCATCCGCAAGCTCCACGCCGGCCGCCCCCTCGAATCCTGGCTCGATCTCCAGCCCGGCGAATATGTCGTCCACGTCGTCCACGGCATCGCCGTCTACCGCGGCCTCAAGAAGCTCCGCAAGGGAACCTCCAACCAGCTCGAGGAATTCCTCAGCCTCGAGTTCGACGAAGGCGCGATGGTCCACGTTCCCGTTTCTCAGATCGACCTCGTGCAGAAGTACATCGGGGCGGGTGGGCGAAGGCCGACACTCTCCAAGATCGGCGGCAAACGCTGGGGCAAGACCAAGCAGCAGGTGGCCGACGCCGTCACCGAGCTCGCCGAGTCCATGCTGCGCATCCAGGCCATGCGCGCCGAAACGGCCGGCACCGCCTATCCGGATGACACCGAATGGCAGCGCGAATTCGAGGCGGCTTTCCTCTACGAGGAAACCGAGGATCAGTTGCAGGTCGCCGGCGAGATCCGCGGCGATCTGATGATCCCCAGGCCGATGGACCGCCTCATCTGCGGCGACGTGGGCTACGGCAAGACCGAGCTCGCCATGCGCGCCGCGTTCAAAGTCGTCGAATACGGCCGGCAGGTGGCGGTGCTCGTTCCCACGACCGTCCTCGCCGAACAACACTACGAGACCTTCCGTGAGCGCTTCGCCGAGTACCCCTTTTCCATCGGATGCCTTTCGCGATTCCGCTCCGACCGCGAACAGAAGATCATCGTCGAGCAGGCCCGCCGGGGACAGATCGATATCGTCATCGGCACGCACCGCCTGCTCAGTCGCGACGTCTCCTTCGCCAACCTCGGGCTGGTCATCATCGACGAGGAACAGCGCTTCGGCGTCGAGCACAAGGAACGGCTCAAGCAGATGCGCGAGACGGTGGACGTGCTTACGCTCACCGCCACGCCCATCCCGCGAACCCTGCACATGTCCCTCGTGGGCATCCGCGACATCAGCGCTCTCCAGACGCCGCCCGTGGATCGCCGCGCCATCGCCACCTACGTCCGCTCCTTCGATCGCCACCTCATCCGCGACGCCATCCTTCGCGAGATGAACCGCGACGGGCAGATCTACTTCCTGCACAACTACGTGCAGTCAATCAAAACTATGGCCGCCACGGTTGCGGAAATCGTACCCGAGGCCCGAGTGATCTACGGCCACGGTCAGATGAAGGACGGCGAATTGGAGGACGTCATGCACCGCTTCGTCCGCCGCGAGGCCGATGTCCTCGTCGCCACCACCATCATCGAGAGCGGCATCGACATCCCCACGGTCAACACCATTCTGATCAACCGCGCCGAGCGCTTCGGCCTGGCCGACCTCCACCAGCTCCGCGGACGCGTCGGACGCTCCAGCAAGCAGGCCTACTGCTATCTCCTGCTCTCCCCCGATCGCCCCCCGATGGGCAAGGCCGCCAAGCGCCTCAAGACCATCGAGGAGTTCAGCGAGCTCGGCGCCGGCTTCCGTATCGCCATGCGCGATCTGGAGATCCGCGGGGCCGGCAACCTGCTGGGCAAGGAGCAGAGCGGCCACATCGCCGCCGTGGGTTACGAAATGTACTGCCGCCTGCTGGAGCAGTCCGTCCGACGGCTCAAGAACGAGCCCGACCCCACGCCGCCCCCGGTCCACATCGACCTCGACGTTGCCGCGCACATCCCCCCGCATTACATTCGCGCCGATCGATCGCGGATCGAGGTCTACCGGCGGATCGTTTCCTGCCGGTCGCAGGCCGATCTCGAGCAGCTTGAGCGCGACCTGCTCGACGCCTTCGGACCCGTCCCCGCGGAGTTCCAGCGACTCATCCAGGTCGCCGAACTCCGCGTTCACGCGCGGCGTTTCGGGATCAACTCCATCAGCTTGCGGGAGCCGGATGTGATCTTCCAGGTCGATGATTTGCGGCGGGCTGAAGCCGTCTTCGCTGACGCGCCCGGCAGCGTTCGCCTGCCCGATGCGCACACGATCCACCTGCGCCTGCCGCCCAGTTACATGGAGCCGGATACGTTGTTGCCCGTCCTGCGACGCATGTTCACCCGCGCCAGGGACCCGCAGGGAGCCGCCACCCGATGA